In Flavobacterium okayamense, a single window of DNA contains:
- a CDS encoding tetratricopeptide repeat-containing sensor histidine kinase → MKFRFLFLAIFSFVLSFSQQTKIDSLYQIINSTKNDSTKVAVYNQIVWKYLFSDKDKAKELLETSEKIALAANEKFGYNSVLGIKGIYYDINGNSDSARYFFNKSLDYSRKNKFLVHEEHTLNNLGMFHWNKGENEKALNYFFNSIKVHHRNEKATERGLASSYNNIGLIYQEMELFEKAIPYHLKALKIRIDNKDKQGQIASYNNLGVCYNNSNEHHEAKESFQNGFELAKEIDNKHEYYNAIKGLADTEFYLKNYTEALRLNLQTLNRPTEVPFNSKAKVHVYSSLAQIYVKLKNPKEAIKYGELGLQELQNDDSDSEYEVEIYKPLAEANYMIGNIEKGEFYNTKFYNSTIEKFKESSAKSLNELEVKYETEKKEKDLAKEKVKVAERELKIKNKNNLLLILGAFILSIVLVSLLIFNKQKFKNKQLQKEKELSEALLKIETNNRLQEQRLAISRDLHDNIGSQLTFIISSIDSLKMYMSNTEEKVEKKLTTISQFTRETIQELRDTIWAMNKEEISVEDLKSRISNFIEQAKASLQGIHFEFNCNVSKDFTFNSKDGINIYRIIQEAVNNAIKHASATSIIVNVNQTNQDFEISIKDNGKGFDVNSLSFNGNGLQTIQNRAKELNASIDFISDNNGTKVNLTFNK, encoded by the coding sequence ATGAAGTTTCGCTTTTTATTTCTAGCTATATTCAGTTTTGTATTAAGTTTTTCTCAACAAACTAAAATTGATAGTTTATATCAAATTATCAATTCTACTAAAAATGATTCCACCAAAGTAGCGGTTTACAATCAAATCGTTTGGAAATATCTCTTTAGCGATAAAGATAAAGCAAAAGAATTACTTGAAACTTCCGAGAAGATTGCATTAGCTGCAAATGAAAAGTTTGGCTATAATTCTGTATTAGGAATTAAAGGTATTTATTATGACATCAACGGAAACTCAGATTCTGCTCGTTATTTTTTCAATAAATCGTTAGATTATAGTCGAAAAAATAAGTTTTTAGTCCACGAAGAACATACACTAAATAATCTTGGAATGTTTCATTGGAACAAAGGTGAAAATGAGAAAGCCTTAAATTATTTCTTCAATTCTATTAAAGTTCATCATAGAAATGAAAAGGCAACCGAAAGAGGTTTAGCTTCAAGTTATAATAATATTGGGTTAATCTATCAAGAAATGGAGTTGTTTGAAAAAGCAATTCCATACCATTTAAAAGCACTTAAAATTAGAATTGATAATAAAGACAAACAAGGTCAAATTGCTAGTTATAATAATTTAGGTGTTTGTTATAACAATTCAAACGAACACCATGAAGCAAAAGAATCTTTTCAAAATGGATTTGAATTAGCCAAAGAAATTGACAATAAACACGAATATTATAATGCCATTAAAGGATTAGCCGATACGGAGTTTTACTTGAAAAATTATACAGAAGCATTGCGTCTTAATTTGCAGACGCTTAATAGACCGACTGAGGTTCCTTTTAATTCAAAAGCAAAAGTTCATGTATATAGTAGTTTGGCACAAATCTATGTAAAACTTAAAAACCCGAAAGAAGCTATAAAATATGGGGAATTAGGTTTACAAGAATTGCAAAACGATGATTCTGATTCTGAATATGAAGTCGAAATTTACAAGCCTTTAGCAGAAGCTAATTACATGATTGGAAATATAGAAAAAGGCGAGTTTTACAATACAAAATTTTACAATTCTACAATTGAAAAGTTCAAAGAATCTAGTGCAAAATCTTTAAACGAGTTAGAAGTTAAATACGAAACAGAGAAGAAGGAAAAAGATTTGGCTAAAGAAAAAGTCAAGGTTGCAGAACGCGAATTAAAAATTAAGAATAAAAACAATTTACTTTTAATATTGGGAGCATTTATCCTTTCAATAGTTTTAGTTTCGTTATTAATTTTTAACAAACAGAAATTTAAAAACAAACAACTTCAAAAAGAAAAAGAATTATCAGAAGCTCTTTTGAAAATAGAAACGAATAATCGTTTACAAGAGCAACGTTTGGCTATTTCGCGTGATTTGCACGACAATATTGGTTCACAATTAACATTTATAATTTCTTCTATTGATAGTTTGAAAATGTATATGTCTAACACTGAAGAGAAAGTTGAAAAGAAATTAACTACAATAAGCCAATTTACAAGGGAAACAATTCAAGAACTTCGTGATACCATTTGGGCGATGAATAAAGAGGAAATTTCAGTTGAGGATTTAAAAAGCCGAATTTCAAACTTTATAGAACAAGCAAAAGCTTCTCTTCAAGGCATTCATTTCGAATTTAATTGTAACGTTTCTAAAGATTTTACGTTCAATTCAAAAGATGGAATTAATATTTATAGAATTATACAAGAGGCAGTTAACAATGCTATTAAACACGCAAGCGCTACTTCGATAATCGTTAATGTTAATCAAACCAATCAAGATTTTGAAATTAGTATTAAAGATAATGGTAAAGGGTTCGATGTTAATAGTTTATCCTTTAATGGAAATGGTCTGCAAACGATTCAAAACAGAGCAAAAGAACTAAATGCTTCAATTGATTTTATTTCTGATAATAATGGAACTAAAGTTAATTTGACTTTCAATAAATAG
- a CDS encoding OmpA family protein gives MKNLILLTFLVFFNMSLLAQKVIYHDTFDDNKGNWENTYTNFKVYIEKGKLILENSDPSATKWSLFSALNKPDEIDFDVEASISVLESKADNSTYGLVWSCYNNNKYYDVVRITPDKQSQLYQYQDGKFDYYEAWATHKFINGYKRENKFLVQKRANIVKVYINDKLIHQSGWHSYYGSKVGFILDANMKIAIDELTIKEYPLSIDVVESFNPNLKMVKLPTTVSTEEYEETNPVISADGKTLFVTKKDCPLNIDGNKDDIWYSTKDRNGNWTSSKNMGRPLNNKDFNFVISVSPDNNTLLLGNKYKPDGINPDGAGVSISKRTENGWSIPTAVTIKDYTNKNKYVAYFLTNDNQNLIMSVEREEGFGIKDLYVSSLESDGSWSKPKNLGNVINTFEDETNPFLASDGKTLYFSSKGHPGYGGYDLFVSKRLDDTWQNWSKPQNLGNVINSVKTELSIFLSAKGDKAYVGRAKDIWEIDNTVKQDPVVLIKGKVYDSKTNKTLSAPIVYNDLLTDKELGTAISDPTTGSYSIVLPYGKRYSFMAQKEGYYAVTQNVDVANLTEYKEIVVDLYLNPIEKGQTIRLNNIFFDSGKYDLLPESYAELDRLFKVLKENKGLQIEIGGHTDAVGSDANNMTLSNNRATAVMNYLVNKGISVSRLSAKGYGETKFIATNDTEEGKQLNRRVEFKILEL, from the coding sequence ATGAAAAACTTAATCCTACTTACTTTTTTAGTATTTTTTAATATGTCTTTATTAGCTCAAAAAGTAATTTATCACGATACTTTTGATGATAATAAAGGAAACTGGGAAAATACATATACCAATTTTAAAGTATACATTGAAAAGGGTAAACTTATTTTAGAAAATTCAGATCCATCTGCAACAAAATGGAGTTTATTTTCAGCATTAAATAAACCAGATGAAATTGATTTTGATGTTGAAGCTTCAATAAGTGTTTTAGAATCTAAAGCTGATAATTCTACTTATGGATTAGTTTGGTCATGTTATAATAATAATAAATATTACGATGTTGTAAGAATAACACCAGATAAGCAATCACAATTATATCAATATCAAGATGGAAAATTTGATTATTATGAAGCTTGGGCAACACACAAGTTTATTAACGGATACAAAAGGGAAAATAAATTTTTGGTTCAAAAAAGAGCTAATATTGTAAAAGTTTATATCAATGACAAACTAATACATCAATCTGGTTGGCACTCATATTATGGATCTAAAGTTGGTTTTATTTTAGACGCAAATATGAAAATAGCTATCGATGAGTTAACAATTAAAGAATATCCACTTTCTATTGATGTTGTTGAATCATTTAACCCTAATTTAAAAATGGTAAAATTGCCAACAACAGTTTCTACAGAAGAGTATGAAGAGACTAACCCTGTAATTTCAGCGGATGGGAAAACACTTTTTGTTACAAAAAAAGATTGTCCTTTAAATATAGATGGTAACAAAGATGATATTTGGTATTCAACAAAAGACAGAAATGGAAACTGGACCTCTTCTAAAAATATGGGACGACCATTAAATAATAAAGATTTCAACTTTGTTATTTCAGTTTCGCCAGATAATAACACGTTGCTTTTAGGTAATAAATACAAACCAGATGGGATTAATCCTGATGGAGCTGGTGTTTCTATTTCTAAGCGAACTGAAAATGGTTGGTCAATTCCTACAGCAGTTACTATTAAAGATTATACAAATAAGAATAAATATGTGGCTTATTTTTTAACTAATGACAATCAAAATTTGATAATGTCAGTAGAAAGAGAAGAAGGTTTTGGGATAAAAGATTTATATGTTAGTAGTTTAGAAAGTGACGGAAGCTGGTCTAAGCCTAAAAATCTTGGAAATGTAATTAATACATTTGAAGATGAAACAAACCCCTTTTTAGCTTCCGATGGAAAAACGTTATATTTTTCTTCAAAAGGTCATCCGGGTTATGGGGGTTACGATCTGTTTGTTTCAAAACGATTAGACGATACTTGGCAAAATTGGTCTAAACCTCAAAACCTTGGAAATGTTATCAATTCAGTAAAAACAGAATTAAGTATATTTTTATCGGCAAAAGGAGATAAAGCTTATGTAGGTAGAGCAAAAGATATTTGGGAAATAGATAACACTGTTAAACAAGATCCAGTTGTTTTAATTAAAGGAAAAGTGTATGATAGTAAAACTAATAAAACACTTTCGGCTCCAATAGTTTACAACGATTTATTAACCGATAAAGAATTAGGAACAGCAATTTCTGATCCTACAACTGGAAGTTATAGTATTGTTTTACCTTACGGAAAGCGTTATAGCTTTATGGCGCAAAAAGAAGGGTATTATGCAGTAACTCAAAATGTAGATGTTGCCAACCTAACAGAGTATAAAGAAATTGTTGTCGATTTGTATTTGAATCCTATCGAAAAAGGACAAACCATTCGATTGAATAATATCTTCTTCGATTCAGGAAAATATGATTTATTGCCTGAATCTTATGCAGAATTAGACCGATTATTTAAAGTTTTAAAAGAAAATAAAGGTTTGCAAATTGAAATTGGCGGGCATACAGATGCTGTGGGTTCAGATGCTAATAATATGACGCTTTCAAATAATAGAGCAACTGCAGTTATGAATTATTTGGTAAATAAAGGTATTTCAGTTTCAAGATTATCAGCTAAAGGATATGGTGAAACAAAATTTATTGCTACAAACGATACCGAAGAAGGAAAACAATTAAACAGAAGAGTTGAATTTAAAATTTTAGAGTTGTAA
- a CDS encoding DUF6498-containing protein — protein MNLKELFSLEYKNVWLTALFYIALILIGRLSATEFVIVYALETIIIGVFHAIKMLTITFLSNSMKNEKDSGLGLTLFFLVHYGFFVFIQTTFFFVFLSMGDDRISDGLGMGNFLTVLQFEGVQAALVLMLFSHIFKYWFNFYKNKRYEETNLALFMFQPYVRIIIQQFVAIVPGFFIIFGNGGYAAAIVLILIRTGVDLFLARIKSNEKAFQKAVDFFMKDYKKNDDERLEEEKVIAFLKMVTEE, from the coding sequence ATGAATTTAAAAGAATTATTTTCATTAGAATATAAAAATGTTTGGTTAACGGCATTATTTTATATTGCATTAATTTTAATTGGTAGACTAAGTGCAACTGAGTTTGTTATCGTATACGCCTTAGAAACTATTATAATTGGTGTTTTTCACGCGATAAAGATGCTAACCATAACTTTTTTATCCAATTCTATGAAAAATGAAAAAGATTCAGGACTTGGATTAACACTTTTCTTTTTAGTTCATTACGGTTTTTTTGTTTTTATTCAAACGACTTTCTTTTTTGTTTTTCTGTCTATGGGTGATGATAGAATTTCAGATGGTTTAGGCATGGGCAATTTTTTAACTGTTTTACAATTTGAAGGCGTTCAGGCAGCTTTGGTTTTAATGTTATTTTCTCATATATTTAAATATTGGTTTAATTTTTATAAGAACAAACGATACGAAGAAACAAATTTAGCTTTGTTTATGTTTCAGCCATATGTTAGAATAATCATTCAACAATTTGTTGCAATTGTTCCAGGATTTTTTATCATATTTGGAAATGGAGGTTATGCCGCTGCAATTGTTTTAATTTTAATTCGTACAGGTGTAGATTTGTTTTTAGCAAGAATTAAATCGAATGAAAAAGCTTTTCAAAAGGCAGTTGATTTTTTCATGAAAGATTACAAAAAAAATGACGACGAAAGACTAGAAGAAGAAAAAGTAATAGCGTTTTTAAAAATGGTAACCGAAGAATAA
- a CDS encoding response regulator, whose amino-acid sequence MSNVIKIAIVDDNSFLINAIKEKLSFFEDIQFKYSAGNGKEIIQKLEQDKNIDVILMDIEMPVMNGIEATLEIKKRYPQIKIIMLTVFDNDENIFNAIKAGADGYLLKEVDPNGLYQGILETLSGGAAMTPSIALKTLKLLRNPIDFEIVDKEVEEVKLTTREIEVLEQLSKGLSYSVIAENLFLSPSTVRKHIENIYSKLQVHSKLEAVQKAKRNNLI is encoded by the coding sequence ATGAGCAACGTAATCAAAATAGCAATCGTAGATGATAATAGTTTTTTAATTAATGCAATTAAAGAAAAGTTGTCTTTTTTTGAAGATATTCAGTTCAAATATTCAGCGGGTAATGGAAAAGAGATTATTCAAAAGTTAGAACAAGACAAAAACATAGATGTTATTCTTATGGATATAGAAATGCCAGTTATGAATGGTATTGAAGCAACTTTAGAAATAAAGAAACGTTATCCTCAAATTAAAATTATAATGCTAACGGTTTTCGATAATGATGAAAATATTTTCAATGCTATTAAAGCTGGAGCAGATGGTTATTTACTGAAAGAAGTAGACCCTAATGGTTTATATCAAGGGATTTTAGAAACGCTTTCAGGAGGTGCGGCTATGACTCCTTCAATTGCGCTTAAAACATTAAAGTTACTGCGAAATCCTATAGATTTTGAAATAGTAGATAAAGAAGTTGAAGAAGTAAAGCTAACTACAAGAGAAATAGAAGTTTTAGAGCAATTGAGTAAAGGCTTGAGTTATAGTGTCATTGCAGAAAATTTATTTTTGTCACCTTCAACAGTTCGTAAGCATATTGAAAATATCTATAGTAAGCTACAAGTACATTCTAAGTTAGAAGCAGTGCAAAAGGCAAAACGAAATAATTTGATTTGA
- a CDS encoding T9SS type A sorting domain-containing protein, with amino-acid sequence MEFNKLNFKVNLVFIVTLFVNVFSFAQITVSTLAGSTGGNTDGTGGAAQFGGLYDIATDASGNLYVTDDLYHNIRKITPTGVVTTLAGGTYGYADGTGSAAQFAQPKGIVLDSSGNIFVVDQINLRIRKITPTGVVTTFAGNGVSDVIDGTGTAASFATPTGLAIDISDNLYVADGWTIRKITPGGVVTTLAGSLPLGYEDGTGAAAKFRNPEGLAVDASGNVYVADYGNNKIRKITPAGVVTTFAGQYYGNYGYQDGTNALFYGPHDVEVDNSGNVYVTDYNNSRIRKITSTGETSTFAGIGPGYADGLALTEAMFYYPTGITLDASGIVYVADKSNTKIRKIGDVSLSTSSYNVSELEIYPNPSNGVFYIKNVPSGAVITVYDIFGKQIVSKNATFDLIQFDLSDYSKGFYIVKIFSEDKQICNFKLIKE; translated from the coding sequence ATGGAATTTAATAAACTAAACTTCAAAGTTAATCTTGTTTTTATTGTAACACTTTTTGTAAACGTTTTTAGTTTTGCACAAATTACTGTTAGTACTCTTGCTGGTAGTACTGGAGGTAATACAGACGGAACTGGTGGTGCAGCACAATTTGGAGGGCTATACGACATTGCAACAGATGCATCAGGTAATTTGTATGTAACTGATGATTTGTATCATAATATTCGAAAAATTACGCCAACTGGAGTAGTAACTACACTTGCTGGAGGAACTTATGGATATGCCGATGGAACTGGTTCAGCTGCTCAGTTTGCGCAACCAAAAGGTATTGTATTGGACTCATCTGGCAACATTTTTGTTGTCGATCAAATTAACCTCAGAATTCGTAAAATTACTCCAACAGGGGTTGTAACTACTTTTGCTGGAAATGGTGTTTCTGATGTTATCGACGGTACTGGAACTGCTGCATCATTTGCAACTCCAACTGGACTTGCAATAGATATTTCAGACAATTTGTATGTTGCAGATGGTTGGACAATTCGTAAAATTACACCTGGAGGAGTTGTAACTACTTTAGCAGGATCGTTACCACTTGGTTATGAAGATGGTACTGGCGCTGCAGCAAAATTCCGTAATCCAGAAGGTTTAGCTGTGGATGCTTCAGGTAATGTTTATGTAGCTGATTATGGTAATAACAAAATTCGTAAAATTACACCAGCAGGTGTTGTAACTACTTTTGCAGGTCAATATTATGGAAATTATGGTTACCAAGACGGGACTAATGCATTGTTTTATGGACCTCATGATGTTGAGGTCGACAACTCAGGAAATGTGTATGTTACTGATTATAACAACAGCAGAATAAGAAAAATTACTTCTACAGGAGAAACTAGTACTTTTGCAGGTATTGGGCCAGGTTATGCAGATGGTTTAGCTCTTACAGAAGCAATGTTTTATTATCCTACGGGAATTACTTTAGATGCTTCAGGGATTGTTTATGTCGCTGATAAAAGTAATACTAAAATACGTAAAATAGGGGATGTGTCTTTAAGTACTTCATCATACAATGTTTCAGAGTTAGAAATTTACCCAAATCCTTCTAATGGAGTATTTTATATTAAAAATGTACCAAGTGGAGCAGTAATTACCGTTTATGACATTTTTGGTAAACAGATAGTTTCTAAAAATGCAACTTTTGATCTAATACAGTTTGATTTAAGTGATTATTCAAAAGGTTTTTATATTGTTAAAATTTTTAGTGAAGATAAACAAATTTGTAATTTTAAATTAATAAAAGAATAG
- a CDS encoding rhodanese-like domain-containing protein — protein MGILDILGFGNKTNDVQEYVAKGAIILDVRTPEEFRDGHIEGSKNIALQVLNGKISEIKKWNKPVIACCRSGMRSAQATSILKQNGIDCINGGGWTSLQNKL, from the coding sequence ATGGGAATTTTAGATATTTTAGGTTTTGGCAACAAAACAAATGATGTTCAAGAATATGTTGCAAAAGGAGCTATAATTTTAGATGTTAGAACTCCTGAAGAATTTAGAGACGGTCATATCGAAGGTTCAAAAAACATTGCTTTGCAAGTTTTGAACGGGAAAATTAGCGAAATTAAAAAATGGAATAAACCAGTAATTGCTTGTTGCCGTAGCGGAATGAGAAGCGCACAAGCGACTTCAATTTTAAAACAAAACGGAATTGATTGTATAAACGGCGGTGGCTGGACTAGTCTTCAAAATAAATTATAA
- a CDS encoding aromatic amino acid hydroxylase yields MEANFESNPLIDRLPAHLKQFIKPQDYEDYTPINQAVWRYVMRKNVDYLSKVAHDSYLEGLRKTGIDIESIPSMYGMNRILKEIGWAAVAVDGFIPPNAFMEFQAYNVLVIASDIRQLEHIEYTPAPDIIHEGAGHAPIIANPEYAEYLRRFGEIGCKAISSARDYELYEAIRLLSILKEAEDTPEEEIKKAEDQVDFLQNNMGEASEMARIRNLHWWTVEYGLIGTVEDPKIYGAGLLSSIGESEWCMTDKVKKLPYDISAADVSFDITKPQPQLFVTPDFAYLNMVLEEFANKMALRKGGLSGIKKLIESNALGTIELSTGLQISGEFTNVIENEGKPVYIQCTGKTALAYREKELVGHGTEYHAEGFGSPIGKLKGINLAIEDMSPRDLAAYDIHEGQRVTLEFEGDIKVSGEIITGTRNIQGKILTIKFKDCTVTHGDTILFMPEWGIYDMAVGKEIVSAFSGPADVNSFDMINHVPSSQTIKQKKSPEREELETLYRNVRLIRENKPAEITLKEAFGAVSGNHPNDWLLTVEIAELANAEGNEDLLEKALLHLESIKQKRPEVVHLITNGIELIMRENEAV; encoded by the coding sequence CTGCTCATTTAAAACAATTTATAAAACCACAAGATTATGAAGATTACACTCCAATTAATCAAGCGGTTTGGCGCTATGTAATGCGTAAAAATGTAGATTATCTTTCAAAAGTTGCTCACGATTCCTATTTAGAAGGCTTACGTAAAACTGGAATTGATATCGAATCAATTCCAAGTATGTACGGAATGAATCGTATTCTAAAGGAAATTGGTTGGGCTGCAGTAGCAGTAGATGGATTTATTCCACCTAATGCTTTTATGGAATTCCAAGCTTACAATGTTTTGGTAATTGCTTCCGATATTCGTCAATTAGAACATATTGAATACACACCTGCTCCAGATATTATTCACGAAGGCGCTGGCCACGCTCCTATTATTGCCAATCCTGAATATGCAGAATATTTACGACGTTTTGGTGAAATAGGTTGTAAAGCTATTTCATCGGCACGTGATTATGAATTATATGAAGCTATTCGATTATTATCTATTTTAAAAGAGGCAGAAGACACTCCAGAAGAAGAAATAAAAAAGGCTGAGGACCAAGTTGATTTTCTTCAAAATAATATGGGAGAAGCTTCTGAAATGGCTAGAATTAGAAATCTTCATTGGTGGACGGTTGAATATGGTTTAATTGGAACAGTTGAAGATCCAAAAATTTATGGCGCTGGACTTTTATCATCTATTGGGGAAAGTGAGTGGTGTATGACGGATAAAGTAAAAAAACTACCTTATGATATTAGTGCTGCTGATGTTAGCTTTGATATTACAAAACCTCAACCTCAACTTTTTGTAACACCTGATTTTGCATATTTGAATATGGTCTTGGAAGAGTTTGCGAATAAAATGGCTTTACGTAAAGGAGGCCTTTCAGGAATTAAAAAACTTATTGAATCAAATGCATTAGGTACCATTGAATTGAGTACAGGTTTACAAATTTCGGGAGAATTTACTAATGTCATTGAAAATGAAGGAAAACCAGTTTACATTCAATGCACTGGAAAAACTGCATTAGCATATCGTGAAAAAGAATTAGTTGGTCATGGAACGGAATATCATGCTGAAGGTTTCGGTTCACCAATTGGTAAATTAAAAGGAATCAATCTTGCTATAGAAGATATGAGTCCGCGTGATTTGGCGGCTTACGACATTCATGAAGGACAAAGAGTTACACTTGAATTTGAAGGAGACATTAAAGTTTCTGGAGAAATTATAACTGGGACTCGAAATATTCAAGGTAAAATTTTAACTATTAAGTTTAAAGATTGTACCGTTACTCATGGTGATACCATATTATTTATGCCAGAATGGGGAATTTATGATATGGCTGTTGGTAAAGAAATTGTTTCTGCATTTTCTGGACCAGCCGATGTGAATAGTTTTGATATGATTAATCACGTACCTTCGAGTCAAACGATAAAACAAAAAAAATCTCCTGAAAGAGAAGAATTAGAAACATTATATAGAAACGTTCGATTAATAAGAGAAAATAAGCCCGCAGAAATTACACTTAAAGAAGCCTTTGGTGCAGTTAGTGGAAATCATCCTAATGATTGGTTGCTAACAGTTGAAATTGCAGAATTAGCTAATGCAGAAGGCAATGAAGACCTTCTTGAAAAAGCTTTATTACATTTAGAAAGTATTAAGCAAAAAAGACCTGAAGTTGTTCATTTAATTACAAATGGTATTGAATTAATAATGCGCGAAAATGAAGCTGTTTAA